One genomic segment of Acinetobacter oleivorans DR1 includes these proteins:
- a CDS encoding esterase/lipase family protein, producing MTKSYHYSIITIMALLSGCQVINLKESNLSNALKSKNESILTDGTLSHQTQNLLYLVKKDEKSCLQNFDDCLNKIQSLSENSSREERYAALSEIYLAKALDVGRNSQCNVINKSNSCIEQELALFDKSLRYSYVYLFDSEESPFDRVFDHRQNQVRIFYNVALSKLMTTYFNHLNTHRFPPLLKADGHEYHVNFDHALDVQKIEVDTFRSSYNMNFSGFNTVNRKDGLGAEFIVGRKENDVNHGFILDPDAFYAHQNNPNIHLPRFFPVTAIAYPKQKATADQVIAGADLEIAMFDPYRQDRVKVEGVDYPLTANYSAPYGLWLSKYNLGAAGYWSLINKETNLIMPHLYMLEPFNPNKKIIVFIHGLASSPEAWVSLTNDIMGDAELRNNYQVWQVFYSTNMPIFESRFQIYSLLNQAFQNVAKDSYAAHDAVLVGHSMGGVISRLLVSDADVSEQAMQKMNEAQLNRLKENPVVLERFQFKALPYFKRVVFVSAPHHGTDYADRWFTQIARRIIRLPADFFIAVEMRDEKNTKLRKGLIENGASNLSRSSSFMQLTQAIQPSSSVVYHSIMGNINGTTDKLKSSDGIVPYQSSHLGGEQSELIIKGGHSIQTTPEAILELRRILRLHLKQSQPSK from the coding sequence ATGACAAAGTCTTATCATTATTCAATCATAACAATAATGGCTTTGCTCAGTGGCTGTCAGGTCATTAATTTAAAAGAAAGTAATTTAAGTAACGCTTTAAAAAGTAAGAATGAAAGTATTCTGACCGACGGAACCTTAAGCCATCAAACCCAAAATTTGCTGTATTTAGTTAAAAAAGACGAAAAATCTTGTCTGCAAAATTTTGATGATTGTTTAAATAAAATTCAAAGCTTGTCTGAAAATAGCAGTCGAGAAGAACGCTATGCTGCGCTCAGTGAAATTTATTTAGCCAAGGCTTTAGACGTCGGACGTAATAGCCAATGTAATGTCATTAATAAAAGTAACAGTTGCATTGAGCAAGAGTTGGCGCTGTTTGATAAAAGCTTGCGCTATAGTTATGTCTATTTATTTGACTCTGAAGAGTCGCCATTCGATCGGGTATTTGACCATCGCCAAAATCAGGTGCGTATTTTTTATAACGTGGCTTTATCGAAGCTCATGACCACATATTTTAATCATTTAAATACGCATCGTTTTCCACCGTTGCTTAAAGCAGATGGGCATGAGTACCACGTCAATTTTGACCACGCGTTAGATGTACAAAAAATTGAAGTCGATACTTTTCGCTCAAGCTATAACATGAACTTTTCTGGCTTTAATACCGTTAACCGTAAGGATGGTTTAGGGGCAGAGTTTATTGTCGGGCGTAAAGAAAATGATGTAAATCACGGCTTCATTTTAGACCCTGATGCTTTTTACGCTCACCAGAATAATCCGAACATCCATTTACCGCGCTTCTTTCCAGTCACTGCGATTGCTTACCCAAAACAAAAAGCCACAGCAGATCAGGTCATTGCAGGAGCAGATTTAGAAATTGCCATGTTCGATCCATATCGACAAGATCGTGTAAAGGTTGAAGGTGTGGACTATCCGCTTACTGCAAACTATTCGGCGCCTTATGGGCTTTGGTTGTCGAAATATAATTTAGGTGCAGCAGGTTATTGGTCCTTAATTAATAAAGAAACCAATTTGATCATGCCGCATTTATATATGCTGGAACCCTTTAACCCGAATAAAAAAATCATTGTATTTATTCATGGCTTGGCAAGTAGCCCAGAGGCGTGGGTGAGTCTAACCAATGACATTATGGGCGATGCCGAATTAAGGAATAACTATCAAGTCTGGCAGGTGTTTTATTCAACGAATATGCCGATTTTTGAAAGTCGTTTTCAGATTTATTCTTTGCTGAATCAAGCTTTTCAAAATGTTGCTAAAGACAGCTACGCTGCACACGATGCAGTGCTGGTTGGACATAGTATGGGCGGAGTGATTAGCCGCCTATTGGTAAGTGATGCTGATGTTTCAGAGCAAGCCATGCAAAAAATGAATGAAGCCCAGCTAAACCGTTTAAAAGAAAATCCTGTGGTGCTAGAGCGTTTTCAATTCAAAGCTTTGCCTTATTTTAAGCGGGTTGTTTTTGTTTCGGCACCGCATCATGGCACTGACTACGCTGACCGATGGTTTACCCAAATTGCCCGCCGTATTATTCGTTTGCCAGCTGATTTCTTTATTGCAGTTGAAATGAGAGATGAGAAAAATACAAAACTCAGAAAAGGCTTAATTGAAAATGGGGCGAGTAATTTAAGTCGTTCTTCTAGCTTTATGCAGCTTACGCAAGCCATTCAGCCATCGTCCAGCGTGGTCTATCACTCGATTATGGGGAACATAAATGGCACGACTGATAAGTTAAAAAGCAGTGATGGGATTGTGCCGTATCAAAGTTCGCATTTAGGTGGTGAACAGTCGGAACTAATTATTAAGGGCGGACATTCGATTCAAACTACCCCAGAAGCGATTTTAGAATTACGGCGTATTTTAAGATTGCATTTAAAACAGTCACAACCTTCAAAATAG
- a CDS encoding YoaK family protein encodes MADTPIQKETESTWAICRDPVLLTMVGGAIDTIGFIALFGFFTAHVTGNLVLAGAAWVKGGAGIWIKLAAIPLFILTVVITKLLIDRSQIKHKTLSYLFLFEAIFLCAFMVAGLYFEPFKNPDALTVAVTGGLGLIALAIRNTSSKTLIKNISPSTMMTGNTTQLGIDIANLLKNNNAANRASFLKSASIVIGFVIGAFLGAILYVYFDFWSVAPFILPILYFSYLASQQKFNQA; translated from the coding sequence ATGGCAGATACCCCAATTCAAAAAGAGACAGAAAGTACCTGGGCAATATGTCGAGATCCTGTTTTGTTGACCATGGTGGGTGGGGCAATTGATACCATTGGTTTTATTGCGCTGTTTGGTTTTTTTACCGCTCATGTTACGGGAAACTTAGTATTGGCAGGCGCTGCATGGGTTAAAGGCGGCGCTGGCATATGGATTAAGCTTGCTGCTATTCCGCTATTTATTTTGACGGTGGTGATCACGAAACTGTTAATTGACCGTAGTCAGATTAAGCACAAAACACTGTCTTATTTATTTTTATTTGAAGCTATTTTTCTATGTGCCTTTATGGTTGCAGGACTTTACTTTGAGCCATTTAAAAATCCAGATGCATTAACAGTTGCAGTAACAGGCGGGTTGGGTTTAATTGCTTTGGCTATTCGTAATACTTCCAGCAAAACCCTCATTAAAAATATTAGCCCAAGCACCATGATGACAGGTAACACTACCCAGCTTGGTATTGATATTGCCAACTTACTTAAAAACAATAATGCAGCCAATCGGGCAAGTTTTCTAAAAAGTGCCAGTATCGTGATTGGATTTGTGATTGGTGCTTTCTTGGGAGCGATTCTCTATGTCTATTTTGACTTCTGGAGTGTAGCGCCATTTATCTTACCTATTTTGTATTTCTCTTATTTAGCTTCACAGCAAAAGTTCAACCAAGCTTGA
- a CDS encoding YbaN family protein, protein MDKLNQVNAIVKHEQSLAPAQPVSKLARSVWARWVFIGLAWLCIALGVLGIFIPGLPTVDFIILAVFFAARGSEKLYQWFRNHRYIGPLIREWQEHRRIPKKAKYISTLSMSLAAGLMIWTIPHPWFVYPAILCMAGVLVWMWLKK, encoded by the coding sequence ATGGACAAACTCAATCAAGTAAATGCAATCGTAAAACATGAGCAGTCGCTAGCACCTGCTCAACCAGTCAGTAAGCTTGCCCGTTCTGTTTGGGCGCGTTGGGTGTTTATTGGTTTGGCTTGGTTGTGTATTGCGCTTGGCGTATTGGGTATTTTTATTCCGGGTTTACCCACCGTTGATTTTATAATTTTGGCTGTTTTCTTTGCAGCTCGAGGTTCTGAAAAACTTTATCAATGGTTTCGAAATCATCGTTATATCGGTCCACTCATTCGCGAGTGGCAAGAACATCGGCGGATTCCTAAAAAAGCAAAATACATCTCGACGTTGAGTATGAGTTTGGCTGCGGGACTGATGATTTGGACCATTCCGCATCCGTGGTTTGTCTATCCGGCAATTTTATGTATGGCAGGGGTATTGGTGTGGATGTGGCTTAAAAAATGA
- a CDS encoding biliverdin-producing heme oxygenase, producing the protein MMNSSTEQIINNSLSLRLKQETAAEHERMHQLMSQAKVFSSKEKYAQFTLSQYYFQREIEHLFEKEGVAGLIPDLDIRGRSKQALADLNDLGIQPNEQQLHSENVQLPEALGWIYVSEGSTLGAAFLFKQAQKHLGFSETFAARNLAAYPEGRAKVWKRFVQALDETGFDQTQQDRVVQGALDAFGYFGQALDQLDELK; encoded by the coding sequence ATGATGAACTCATCTACAGAACAAATCATTAACAACAGCTTGTCTTTACGTTTGAAACAAGAAACTGCTGCTGAACACGAACGTATGCATCAATTAATGTCACAGGCAAAGGTATTTTCAAGTAAAGAAAAATACGCGCAATTTACGTTGTCTCAATATTACTTTCAGCGTGAAATTGAACATCTTTTTGAAAAAGAGGGGGTGGCAGGACTGATTCCGGACCTCGACATTCGTGGCCGCTCAAAACAAGCACTTGCCGATTTAAATGATTTGGGTATTCAACCCAATGAACAGCAATTACACAGTGAAAACGTACAGCTACCCGAAGCTTTAGGCTGGATTTATGTGTCTGAAGGTTCAACTTTAGGGGCTGCATTTTTATTTAAACAAGCTCAAAAGCATTTGGGTTTTTCTGAAACGTTTGCTGCGCGTAATTTAGCTGCCTATCCCGAAGGGCGCGCTAAAGTCTGGAAACGTTTTGTACAAGCACTTGATGAAACAGGCTTTGACCAAACCCAGCAAGACCGAGTTGTTCAAGGGGCGTTAGATGCCTTTGGATATTTTGGTCAAGCGCTTGATCAGCTTGATGAATTGAAATAA
- a CDS encoding energy transducer TonB translates to MKSKSLFPTHKPMFMLPLPQGPKHFYKCLTVVVVIGLHVFVVWMLSHLIEPYTFQASPKVDALKVSFVSLAPAKKPSPDQTESKPIEKSLAPKSTLNSSVSSIPEKSKNSPTNVQTLVSKTASKEVMQNNLNDKQQAQPKTTLNNLASSQAAQPTERRATHNDKKLSSTDLEQTQTEHLLSSNSETKSGGVKTPAMQQEYSKAPSTQVEHDDVVQVSSVDVLSFGGLDYDDRELKQQNRLVELRIRINEKGQPIDIQLRQSSGIASLDKRVMQATRKSRFKPHKINGRAVTIVVDFPVQLKLNRGR, encoded by the coding sequence ATGAAATCAAAATCTTTATTCCCTACACATAAGCCGATGTTTATGTTGCCTTTACCACAAGGGCCGAAGCATTTTTATAAGTGCTTAACTGTAGTCGTGGTGATTGGTCTGCATGTGTTTGTTGTCTGGATGCTGAGTCATTTAATTGAACCTTATACTTTTCAAGCATCGCCAAAAGTAGATGCTTTAAAAGTAAGTTTTGTGTCATTGGCACCTGCTAAAAAGCCATCACCTGACCAGACTGAAAGTAAGCCTATCGAAAAAAGTTTAGCGCCGAAATCTACGTTAAATAGTTCGGTATCCTCTATACCTGAAAAATCAAAAAACTCGCCTACAAATGTTCAAACATTAGTGTCAAAAACTGCCTCTAAAGAGGTCATGCAAAATAATTTAAATGACAAACAGCAAGCACAACCAAAAACGACTTTAAACAATCTAGCTTCGTCTCAAGCAGCGCAGCCTACAGAACGGCGAGCGACTCATAACGATAAAAAACTGAGTTCGACAGACCTTGAACAAACGCAAACTGAGCATTTGCTAAGCAGCAATAGCGAAACCAAAAGTGGCGGCGTCAAAACACCCGCAATGCAGCAAGAATATTCCAAAGCACCGAGCACTCAAGTTGAACACGATGATGTTGTTCAGGTGAGTAGCGTGGATGTACTGAGTTTTGGCGGGCTTGACTACGATGACCGCGAGTTAAAACAACAAAATCGTTTGGTTGAGCTTCGGATTCGCATTAATGAAAAAGGGCAGCCGATTGACATCCAATTACGTCAAAGTTCAGGCATTGCCAGCCTTGATAAGCGGGTCATGCAAGCTACACGTAAATCCAGATTTAAACCCCACAAAATTAATGGTCGCGCCGTGACCATTGTTGTGGATTTTCCAGTCCAACTCAAACTCAATCGGGGCCGTTAA
- a CDS encoding porin family protein yields the protein MKRTLLCCLTLLSCPFLYADEDTQLRLNQSLDQTLLQEQRQFHEQGTIRSTEQLPKLQINGQEYSVEQNPNDLAKALYLAVMQKQWLKATVYLEHYKKYVGYDRALTDFAEGAVARSQGQLKLAEQKFQSSLKQQPHNLICELELARVLFEQQKNKEAARLFISIQNQLKQSDPAVIPSGVLTTVNTFVQALKKRDSWQGSVSAGYTYVSNLNSSSEQSKTWTLYGRDSEGNIIPVREVTRGTPKAESATGLDYEASLIKRYAIKGHHGVALRALAFGQSYNDHAAFNESTININAGYSYFDLKNQIGVSPLFEHKRYGNDGLYNAWGARAEWMHFISADKAFKLEAESKDLNYQKYKTLDGVESSAFATFWKIFPDQWTVFGGLDVVDHSTQEKYMAAYQQQGMRLGLSKSWSTGFNTTLLSSYRWRQFDKYAETFLARRHDFEQNYTFVVQMPRFEFYGMTPNLTYRYNHNKSNVDWLYSYDKHNISLKLEHRF from the coding sequence ATGAAACGAACGCTTTTGTGCTGTCTGACATTGTTGAGTTGTCCATTTTTATATGCCGACGAAGACACACAGCTTCGTCTCAATCAAAGCTTGGACCAAACGCTTTTACAAGAACAGCGCCAGTTTCACGAGCAGGGAACCATTCGTAGTACCGAGCAATTACCAAAACTTCAAATTAATGGACAAGAATATAGTGTTGAGCAAAATCCGAATGATCTTGCCAAGGCGTTATATTTGGCAGTCATGCAAAAACAGTGGCTCAAAGCCACGGTTTATTTAGAACATTATAAAAAATATGTTGGCTACGATCGGGCTTTAACCGACTTTGCCGAAGGGGCAGTTGCACGTTCTCAGGGTCAACTGAAATTGGCTGAACAAAAATTTCAAAGCAGCCTAAAACAACAACCTCATAATTTAATTTGTGAACTTGAGTTAGCGCGCGTGCTGTTTGAACAACAGAAGAATAAGGAAGCAGCACGCCTTTTTATTTCCATTCAAAACCAACTGAAACAAAGTGACCCTGCGGTAATCCCATCTGGGGTTTTAACAACAGTGAATACCTTTGTTCAAGCATTAAAAAAACGAGACTCTTGGCAAGGCTCGGTTTCAGCGGGTTATACCTATGTCAGTAATTTAAATAGTTCGTCTGAACAGAGCAAAACATGGACACTTTATGGCAGAGATAGTGAAGGTAATATTATCCCAGTTAGGGAAGTTACTCGTGGAACTCCTAAAGCTGAGTCGGCAACGGGTTTAGATTACGAAGCCAGTCTGATTAAACGCTATGCGATTAAGGGGCATCATGGCGTGGCTTTACGTGCGCTGGCGTTTGGACAGTCCTATAACGACCACGCGGCATTTAATGAATCTACCATCAACATTAATGCAGGCTACAGCTACTTTGACTTAAAAAATCAAATTGGGGTGAGTCCGCTTTTTGAACATAAACGTTATGGCAATGATGGTCTTTACAATGCCTGGGGTGCGCGTGCCGAGTGGATGCATTTTATCTCTGCAGATAAAGCTTTCAAGCTTGAAGCTGAGAGTAAAGATTTAAATTATCAGAAATATAAAACCCTAGATGGGGTAGAAAGCTCAGCTTTTGCTACTTTCTGGAAGATTTTTCCAGACCAGTGGACTGTTTTTGGTGGTTTAGATGTAGTCGACCATTCGACCCAAGAAAAATATATGGCTGCCTACCAGCAGCAAGGTATGCGGTTGGGCTTAAGCAAATCTTGGAGTACAGGATTTAACACTACTTTGCTGAGTTCTTACCGTTGGCGTCAGTTTGATAAATATGCGGAAACTTTCTTAGCACGCCGTCATGATTTTGAACAGAACTATACTTTTGTTGTGCAAATGCCGCGCTTTGAGTTTTATGGCATGACGCCTAATTTAACCTACCGCTATAACCATAATAAAAGTAATGTCGATTGGCTGTATTCCTACGATAAACACAACATTAGCCTCAAGCTTGAGCATCGTTTTTAG
- a CDS encoding Slam-dependent surface lipoprotein, which translates to MKISQLFLGLVACSTAFAYAGIDGISSNESNIKIGAAANANHPGGVAAVSVQAAGAPYNAFTGFSSLKGLAQAFAAQGTSNTNVTVGSKTFNISHIPVSAMPPSHSALGNFNFGQVGTQEVYFGEWWKAGDTPASASHTVYYAGDNTNTTVPTAGTATYTVAGINGSGSNLLSGTFTANYGAGTLEGTLTGTGTAVSSLSLDGVAFNPGTAAFAGLATANGTAGVDNSGVVQGQFFGANASALAGIAQFDNVSYNTAFGGAKN; encoded by the coding sequence ATGAAAATCTCTCAATTGTTCTTGGGTCTCGTTGCTTGTTCAACTGCATTTGCTTATGCAGGAATTGATGGTATTTCGAGTAATGAAAGTAACATCAAAATCGGTGCTGCTGCCAATGCAAACCATCCGGGTGGTGTAGCAGCGGTGTCGGTTCAAGCTGCCGGTGCACCATATAACGCTTTTACAGGTTTTAGTTCGTTAAAAGGTTTGGCTCAGGCTTTTGCTGCGCAGGGAACGAGTAATACCAATGTAACGGTTGGCAGCAAAACCTTTAATATTTCGCATATTCCAGTGTCTGCAATGCCACCTTCACACAGTGCCTTAGGTAATTTTAACTTTGGTCAGGTGGGCACACAGGAAGTCTATTTTGGTGAATGGTGGAAAGCGGGCGACACACCGGCAAGCGCGAGCCATACCGTTTACTACGCGGGTGATAACACCAATACCACGGTTCCAACCGCAGGTACTGCAACTTATACCGTTGCAGGGATTAATGGTTCTGGAAGCAATCTGTTAAGTGGTACGTTCACGGCAAATTATGGCGCGGGTACACTTGAAGGAACGCTTACCGGAACAGGTACGGCTGTTTCATCATTAAGCCTAGATGGTGTGGCATTTAACCCGGGTACTGCTGCGTTTGCAGGTTTGGCAACGGCTAACGGTACGGCTGGTGTCGACAACTCTGGTGTAGTTCAAGGTCAATTCTTCGGTGCAAATGCTTCGGCTTTAGCGGGTATTGCCCAGTTTGATAACGTGTCTTACAACACTGCATTTGGCGGTGCTAAAAATTAA
- a CDS encoding TonB-dependent receptor domain-containing protein, translating to MKKAGTGQKRNRSIFRFSTLAFAIHAVSMGGLVTLSLQQAYAETAGVKSYNIPAGRLANVLNQFAEQSGTSIAMDAQQLQGLHSLGLKGNFAVEQGFEQLLKSTEFNAVKVGQGYTLSKKSTPRVSSSKVQAASLPPSSAVIEEDASVRLTPIVVYGKEDRDTEGYNKVYDANRSSVYAGKDYVERFKGTNPADVLQGMVGVYSGDARNSGALDPSVRGVQGVGRVPLTIDGTEQSIAVWRGYNGVNNRNYIDPNLIAGIEVIKGPSLERNTTTSVGGGVVVKTLEADDIVRPGKSFGAELKVEGSTNSIDPSLPDMSKVGQNYDDTTPWIDMNGAKYDPDIYKKNRTRSDNSHFSGDDLAGRLAIATKQDKFDLLAVYAVRERGNYFSGTHGSGYYKRATPDSSLDFIPYFAYAYQPGDEVPNTSSHMESWLLKGTYRPTDSQTLKLTYRDTKNIFGEIMPSRIVWGITPDLGVPQWPLSNIHSKAYSLEYKFKPENNRWIDFYANIWQTDTESQTYTRGGWPTTIDFRDNTIINTAISHSDNTRKGITVSNKTRLLDQLDLTLGGSFLKEKLTSDDVYGEYGPSYSLYQALPRAGRREEKTFDFNFNYRPLSWLSFDAGMRYRSYWAVDDFLNKSLQSEIDPSLNPLFTKKSRLKEYTFEYQTMPESYTSTQQRLINVLKQRYATKNPDWDGQLDTVPASESTLYNMIWSQKNTLSWKADANGQLSLADNPLNQLNASGQKYVVTGGNFMSVVDQVPVESADKVKDSGWAPQLGASIHLTPNSRIYARYAEEYRLPSLFESTVGFSAMLPYQTIKPEHAFNYEVGYVYDMRDWFSTARNADIKLAYYYNKTKNVIERDQNLIFTNMDEQKLSGLELQSRFDNGGFFTDLSVAYNLKNEVCDTNSAINKMILGGTVQTEQGLEFREPYQRCVDDGFPNGYLVTMATPELSFHGLLGARFFDEKLELGARATFYKAYESPLRKNNDASVNKGYYLNVPLAWDDTWIFDAYARYQVDNYNTVEFVGSNLSNQFYIDPLTRSAMAAPGRTMKISWTTKF from the coding sequence ATGAAAAAAGCGGGAACGGGGCAAAAGCGGAATCGATCGATTTTTCGATTCTCAACACTGGCATTTGCCATACATGCTGTGTCGATGGGTGGGTTAGTTACACTCTCTTTGCAGCAGGCCTATGCAGAAACAGCTGGAGTTAAAAGCTATAACATTCCTGCAGGCCGTCTTGCTAACGTACTGAATCAGTTTGCCGAACAATCGGGTACTTCAATTGCAATGGATGCTCAGCAACTCCAAGGGTTGCATAGCCTAGGCTTAAAAGGCAATTTTGCTGTCGAGCAAGGTTTTGAGCAGCTTTTAAAATCAACCGAATTTAATGCTGTAAAAGTTGGGCAGGGCTACACACTCAGCAAAAAATCTACACCACGGGTAAGTTCATCTAAGGTTCAGGCCGCTAGCCTGCCGCCAAGTAGTGCCGTAATTGAAGAAGACGCATCGGTACGACTCACGCCAATTGTGGTGTACGGCAAAGAAGACCGTGACACAGAAGGCTATAACAAAGTTTATGACGCAAACCGTTCTTCGGTCTATGCGGGGAAAGACTATGTTGAGCGATTTAAAGGAACCAACCCAGCCGATGTTTTACAAGGCATGGTGGGAGTCTATAGCGGCGATGCCCGCAACAGTGGCGCACTCGACCCAAGTGTACGTGGTGTGCAGGGTGTTGGTCGTGTGCCTTTAACCATTGATGGCACCGAACAGTCGATTGCCGTATGGCGTGGCTACAACGGGGTAAACAACCGAAACTATATCGACCCCAATCTCATTGCGGGCATTGAAGTCATTAAAGGCCCATCTTTAGAGCGCAATACCACAACTTCTGTTGGCGGCGGTGTAGTCGTTAAAACGCTAGAGGCCGATGACATTGTTCGTCCGGGTAAGTCTTTTGGTGCCGAGTTAAAAGTAGAAGGTTCAACCAACTCAATCGATCCGTCTTTGCCAGACATGAGCAAAGTGGGCCAAAACTACGATGACACAACGCCTTGGATCGACATGAATGGGGCTAAATATGACCCCGATATTTATAAAAAGAACCGGACTAGAAGTGATAACTCTCATTTTTCGGGCGATGACTTGGCGGGCCGACTGGCAATTGCCACCAAGCAAGATAAATTCGATTTACTGGCTGTTTATGCAGTACGTGAACGCGGCAATTATTTTTCGGGGACACATGGCTCGGGCTACTATAAACGAGCTACGCCAGACAGCAGCCTCGATTTTATTCCTTACTTTGCCTATGCCTATCAACCGGGTGATGAAGTTCCCAACACCTCAAGTCATATGGAGTCGTGGTTATTAAAAGGGACCTATCGCCCAACCGATAGCCAGACTCTTAAACTGACTTACCGAGATACCAAAAATATTTTTGGTGAAATTATGCCATCTCGAATTGTTTGGGGTATTACGCCTGACTTGGGTGTTCCGCAGTGGCCCTTAAGCAATATTCACTCTAAAGCTTATAGCCTCGAATATAAGTTTAAGCCTGAGAATAATCGCTGGATTGATTTCTATGCCAACATTTGGCAAACCGACACCGAAAGCCAGACCTACACACGTGGGGGGTGGCCAACCACAATCGATTTTCGAGATAACACCATTATTAACACGGCAATAAGCCATTCTGACAATACGCGTAAAGGCATTACGGTCAGTAATAAAACTCGTTTGTTAGACCAGCTTGATTTGACGCTCGGTGGAAGTTTCTTAAAAGAAAAGCTGACGTCTGATGATGTGTATGGCGAATATGGCCCAAGTTATTCGCTTTATCAGGCACTGCCACGAGCAGGGCGTCGTGAGGAAAAAACGTTCGACTTTAACTTTAATTATAGACCGCTGTCTTGGTTAAGTTTTGATGCGGGCATGCGTTATCGTTCGTATTGGGCTGTTGATGACTTTTTAAATAAGTCTTTGCAGAGCGAAATTGACCCGAGTTTAAATCCGCTGTTTACCAAAAAAAGTAGGCTTAAAGAATATACCTTTGAATATCAGACCATGCCTGAGAGTTACACCTCGACTCAGCAGCGTTTAATCAATGTTTTAAAACAGCGCTATGCCACAAAAAATCCTGATTGGGATGGGCAGCTCGACACTGTGCCTGCATCAGAGAGCACGTTGTATAACATGATCTGGTCACAGAAAAATACACTGAGCTGGAAAGCCGATGCGAATGGGCAATTGTCGCTTGCAGATAATCCGTTAAACCAGCTCAATGCCTCTGGCCAAAAGTACGTCGTAACTGGCGGTAACTTTATGTCGGTGGTAGACCAAGTTCCGGTTGAGTCTGCCGACAAAGTTAAAGATAGTGGCTGGGCACCGCAATTAGGCGCCTCAATTCACCTTACGCCAAACAGCAGAATTTACGCACGCTATGCAGAGGAATATCGCTTACCAAGTTTGTTTGAAAGCACTGTCGGTTTTTCTGCCATGTTGCCATATCAAACAATCAAACCTGAACACGCTTTTAACTACGAAGTGGGTTATGTCTATGACATGCGTGATTGGTTTAGCACAGCGCGCAATGCTGACATTAAGCTCGCCTATTACTACAACAAAACCAAAAATGTGATTGAGCGTGACCAGAACCTTATTTTTACCAATATGGATGAGCAAAAGCTGTCAGGTCTAGAGTTACAAAGCCGTTTTGATAATGGTGGTTTCTTCACAGACTTGAGCGTGGCTTATAACTTAAAAAATGAAGTGTGTGACACCAATAGTGCCATTAACAAAATGATTTTAGGCGGTACGGTTCAAACCGAGCAGGGCCTTGAGTTCCGCGAACCGTATCAGCGCTGCGTCGATGACGGTTTCCCAAATGGCTACTTGGTGACTATGGCCACTCCTGAACTGAGTTTCCACGGTTTGCTTGGCGCACGCTTTTTTGATGAAAAGTTAGAGCTCGGTGCACGTGCAACATTCTATAAAGCTTATGAAAGCCCGCTACGCAAAAACAATGATGCTAGCGTCAATAAAGGTTATTACCTCAATGTGCCTTTGGCTTGGGATGACACGTGGATTTTTGATGCCTATGCGCGTTATCAGGTCGATAACTACAACACGGTTGAATTTGTCGGCAGTAATCTTTCTAACCAGTTTTATATCGATCCTTTAACTCGTAGTGCCATGGCCGCACCCGGCCGAACGATGAAAATTAGCTGGACCACTAAATTTTAA